In one Streptomyces venezuelae genomic region, the following are encoded:
- a CDS encoding multicopper oxidase family protein, translating to MIQRRTVLKTGAALTGTLGSAGLLVPALADAAPATEPAGDLDPTGIAQFTQPMPVPKVLQPSAVSSTTTYYKMTMKEVDVQLVPGYTSRVRTFNGSFPGPVIKAVSGRRVVVQQTNQLPVPASVHLHGAHVPQSSDGSPMDLIAAGGGTKTYTYPNSQPHANLWLHDHAHHYEAETVYRGLSGFYLLTDTEEQKLSLPSGAYDVPIGLSDARLDDTGQLVYAMGDRKRRVLLANGRAWPYFQVAARKYRLRLFNMSNMRFYTLKLADGSAFQQIGGDGGLLEKPVEATSVALSPGERADLVVDFSRYAEGTTLVLENTAARYPDDPAEQIGRVLQFRVGAPAADASRVPATLRTLPPLGTATVNRSFELYTDESGATMDSSINGKTYDMDRIDTEVEYGATEIWSVRNANTRVPHNFHMHLVQFRVLERGGKPVTSGPESGLKDTVSVMPGETVKLQATFTGYEGTYVYHCHMFDHAAMGMMANFRVTRARSVRR from the coding sequence ATGATCCAGCGCAGAACCGTCCTCAAGACGGGCGCCGCTCTCACCGGCACCCTGGGCAGCGCGGGCCTGCTGGTGCCCGCCCTGGCCGACGCCGCACCCGCAACCGAGCCGGCCGGCGACCTGGACCCCACCGGCATCGCGCAGTTCACCCAGCCGATGCCGGTGCCCAAGGTGCTGCAGCCCAGCGCGGTGTCCAGCACCACCACCTACTACAAGATGACCATGAAGGAGGTCGACGTCCAGCTCGTGCCCGGCTACACCAGCCGGGTGCGGACCTTCAACGGCAGCTTCCCCGGCCCCGTGATCAAGGCGGTCTCCGGGCGGCGCGTCGTGGTCCAGCAGACCAACCAGCTGCCCGTGCCCGCCTCGGTCCACCTGCACGGCGCGCACGTGCCCCAGAGCAGCGACGGCTCGCCCATGGACCTGATCGCGGCCGGCGGCGGCACCAAGACCTACACGTACCCCAACAGCCAGCCGCACGCGAATCTGTGGCTGCACGACCACGCCCACCACTACGAGGCGGAGACCGTCTACCGCGGGCTGAGCGGCTTCTACCTGCTCACCGACACCGAGGAGCAGAAGCTGAGCCTGCCCTCGGGGGCCTACGACGTGCCGATCGGGCTGAGCGACGCGCGCCTGGACGACACCGGTCAGCTCGTGTACGCGATGGGCGACCGCAAGCGCCGCGTGCTGCTGGCCAACGGCCGGGCCTGGCCCTACTTCCAGGTCGCCGCCCGCAAGTACCGTCTGCGCCTGTTCAACATGTCCAACATGCGCTTCTACACGCTCAAGCTGGCCGACGGCTCGGCGTTCCAGCAGATCGGCGGGGACGGCGGGCTGCTGGAGAAGCCGGTGGAGGCGACCTCGGTGGCGCTGTCGCCCGGTGAACGCGCCGACCTGGTCGTGGACTTCTCGCGGTACGCCGAGGGCACCACGCTGGTCCTGGAGAACACCGCGGCGCGCTACCCCGACGATCCCGCCGAGCAGATCGGGCGGGTCCTGCAGTTCCGGGTGGGTGCTCCGGCCGCCGACGCCAGCCGGGTGCCGGCCACCCTGCGCACGCTGCCCCCGCTGGGCACCGCCACCGTCAACCGCAGCTTCGAGCTGTACACGGACGAGAGCGGGGCGACGATGGACTCCTCCATCAACGGCAAGACCTACGACATGGACCGGATCGACACCGAGGTCGAGTACGGGGCCACGGAGATCTGGTCGGTGCGCAACGCCAACACCCGCGTGCCGCACAACTTCCACATGCACCTGGTGCAGTTCCGGGTGCTGGAGCGGGGCGGCAAGCCGGTCACCTCCGGGCCGGAGAGCGGGCTGAAGGACACCGTGTCCGTGATGCCCGGGGAGACGGTCAAGCTGCAGGCGACGTTCACCGGCTACGAGGGCACGTACGTGTACCACTGCCACATGTTCGACCACGCGGCGATGGGCATGATGGCGAACTTCCGTGTCACCCGGGCCCGGAGCGTCCGCCGCTGA